A window of Exiguobacterium sp. FSL W8-0210 contains these coding sequences:
- a CDS encoding DUF4003 family protein, translated as MEIATTFLRQLDHIGPEFRTYQDGILIELAFDRTIGTEQVSASVLLETADDLKIRLRTQTTQALLLASKIHAFDAHTPSRIAEMMSIHGYFKSHRLSHPLNAYSTALFISRLTPQDAVLERTVQLYTRLKKQHRFIVSPLLISFVYFHATTRGELDELASRIETVYQRLKRRFGRAQQTYVVALIFALLPEDDWDRYIAQVEASRKIHRKHHVPLSFHGMLALLGDPNVHASSLERMAEALRSDLHFKYRKDLVYLTAIRLYLSQQKILQQLFPSSILPPDGADAIPFLLFPIDLTDTSHATDGGIDGGFDGGGDGGGE; from the coding sequence ATGGAGATCGCGACGACTTTCTTGCGACAGCTGGATCACATCGGACCAGAATTCAGAACCTATCAGGATGGCATTCTCATCGAACTGGCATTCGACCGGACGATCGGAACGGAGCAGGTTTCCGCAAGTGTGTTGCTTGAGACAGCAGATGACTTAAAAATACGGTTGCGTACACAAACGACCCAGGCATTATTGCTTGCTTCGAAGATTCATGCCTTTGACGCCCACACACCGAGTCGGATTGCTGAGATGATGTCGATTCATGGCTATTTTAAATCGCATCGCTTGTCGCATCCCTTGAATGCCTACTCTACTGCCCTTTTCATCAGCCGTCTTACTCCACAGGACGCGGTACTTGAACGAACGGTACAATTATACACACGCCTCAAAAAACAACATCGGTTCATCGTGTCACCGCTATTGATCTCTTTCGTCTATTTTCACGCTACGACACGCGGTGAGTTAGACGAACTCGCCTCGCGTATCGAAACGGTCTATCAACGACTCAAACGACGGTTCGGACGCGCTCAACAGACGTATGTCGTCGCCTTGATATTCGCTTTATTGCCTGAAGACGATTGGGATCGCTATATCGCACAAGTGGAGGCATCCCGTAAGATACATCGTAAACACCATGTTCCGCTGTCGTTCCACGGCATGCTTGCGTTACTCGGTGATCCAAACGTTCACGCTTCGTCACTCGAACGGATGGCAGAGGCGTTACGCTCCGATTTACATTTTAAATACCGGAAGGACTTAGTCTATCTGACAGCAATCCGATTGTATTTAAGTCAACAAAAGATCCTGCAACAACTCTTCCCATCTTCGATTCTCCCACCGGACGGCGCTGACGCGATTCCGTTCTTACTCTTCCCTATTGATTTGACCGACACGTCCCATGCGACGGACGGCGGGATCGACGGAGGATTTGATGGTGGTGGTGACGGCGGGGGCGAGTAA
- a CDS encoding ATP-binding protein, which yields MKRILRDHSKDRPYRLRQGTVPASAEARLTSLDQREINRLQQNLREVELKLKQRNEIMEALATQNVEAACETVLTILLQLLDVKEGAILLYRREQLNHFVAQGIDEMELIEKDLDQYSVLRRAFVMRKSVQLPISEQFESAIPVQSPSNGQVVGLLYVRHAFAQFNLEQVGDLLDLSRKLGMTLERHLLFHQMEHEKIKTYQLLDSIREAVLYIESSGEQIYANQALLNMFPPKLVNQAQGFRHAYERATSLFEHVDQPDALHDYIGQLMNGDIPGETIELSAFRGNLLLSAYAERIAIANVEWGMMLVLRDVTKDKELDLKQAEFVSIVSHELRTPLSSIMGFTELLMKREVDPKRQKRYLQTIHSETVRLAELINDILEIQKGEDSTQGTQKEPLDLKQLTFEMKPMFDLASQAHRISVQFESGDYTVSASSEKMKQLFTNLIMNAIKYSPEGGAIRIKGSNQSDQLRIEISDEGLGIPEKALPYIFDKFYRADNSDTRKIGGTGLGLAICRMIVLDHGGAISVQSTEGKGSTFIIQLPVDV from the coding sequence TTGAAACGAATTTTACGCGACCACTCGAAGGACCGTCCTTACCGATTGCGCCAAGGAACGGTTCCGGCATCAGCTGAGGCACGACTCACTTCACTCGATCAACGTGAAATCAATCGGTTACAACAGAATTTACGGGAAGTCGAACTGAAATTGAAGCAACGTAATGAAATCATGGAAGCGCTAGCGACACAAAATGTCGAAGCGGCCTGTGAGACCGTCCTGACGATTCTGTTGCAACTGCTCGATGTAAAAGAAGGTGCCATCCTCTTGTACCGTCGTGAACAATTGAATCATTTCGTCGCGCAAGGCATCGACGAGATGGAGCTGATCGAAAAAGATCTCGATCAATATTCGGTCTTACGTCGGGCGTTCGTCATGCGTAAATCGGTTCAGTTGCCAATCAGTGAGCAGTTCGAGTCGGCAATCCCGGTCCAGTCCCCAAGCAACGGACAAGTCGTCGGATTGCTTTATGTTCGTCATGCCTTCGCTCAGTTCAATCTAGAGCAAGTCGGGGACTTACTTGATCTATCACGAAAACTCGGGATGACGCTTGAGCGCCATCTGTTGTTCCATCAGATGGAGCATGAAAAAATCAAGACGTATCAGCTCCTCGACTCGATTCGGGAAGCTGTCCTATATATCGAGAGTAGCGGAGAACAGATTTATGCAAACCAAGCATTGTTGAACATGTTTCCCCCGAAGCTCGTCAATCAAGCGCAAGGATTCCGTCATGCGTATGAACGGGCGACGTCGCTGTTTGAGCATGTCGATCAGCCGGACGCACTTCATGACTATATCGGTCAACTAATGAACGGGGATATTCCGGGAGAAACAATCGAACTCTCGGCGTTTCGTGGGAACTTATTACTCAGTGCCTACGCTGAACGGATTGCGATCGCGAACGTCGAATGGGGAATGATGCTCGTCTTACGCGACGTGACGAAAGACAAGGAACTCGATCTTAAACAGGCAGAGTTCGTCTCGATCGTATCGCACGAGTTGCGGACACCGCTCTCTTCCATCATGGGCTTTACGGAGTTACTGATGAAACGAGAAGTCGATCCGAAGCGCCAAAAGCGGTATTTGCAGACGATTCATTCGGAAACCGTTCGATTAGCGGAATTGATCAATGATATCCTGGAAATTCAGAAAGGGGAAGATTCGACGCAGGGCACGCAAAAAGAACCCCTTGATTTGAAACAGTTGACATTCGAGATGAAGCCGATGTTTGATCTTGCGAGTCAGGCACACCGAATCAGTGTTCAGTTCGAATCAGGAGACTATACGGTATCAGCCAGCAGTGAGAAGATGAAGCAACTGTTTACGAACCTAATCATGAATGCGATAAAATATTCGCCTGAGGGCGGCGCAATCCGGATCAAAGGGTCAAACCAATCGGATCAATTACGGATTGAGATTTCGGACGAAGGGCTCGGTATACCAGAGAAAGCCCTACCTTACATTTTTGATAAGTTTTATAGAGCCGATAATTCGGATACACGTAAAATCGGTGGAACGGGCTTAGGGCTCGCGATTTGCCGAATGATCGTGCTCGATCATGGAGGAGCGATTTCCGTTCAATCGACGGAAGGAAAAGGTAGTACCTTCATCATTCAACTTCCAGTTGACGTATGA
- the trhA gene encoding PAQR family membrane homeostasis protein TrhA → MKAYMREPINGLTHLGGAVFAFVGLLALVIKASLERGASLAIVAAIIFGVSMMALYAVSATYHMVLASDRAIAIWRRLDHSMIYLLIAGSYAPFCLVSLNGPTGWVLFSIVMLIAVSGITFKLVWFNSPRWLSTTLYIGMGWIMVFAITPLAQVLSPLGIGLLFLGGIFYTIGGIIYGLKPRILSFKHLGFHEIFHIFVLLGSLAHFLCVYFFVL, encoded by the coding sequence GTGAAAGCTTATATGAGAGAACCGATTAATGGATTAACGCATCTTGGAGGGGCTGTCTTTGCTTTTGTCGGGTTACTGGCACTTGTCATCAAGGCATCGTTAGAACGGGGGGCATCACTTGCGATCGTTGCAGCGATTATTTTTGGTGTCAGTATGATGGCGCTTTATGCTGTTTCGGCAACGTATCATATGGTGCTTGCGAGCGACCGGGCGATCGCGATCTGGCGTCGGTTGGATCATTCAATGATTTATCTGTTGATTGCCGGGTCTTACGCACCTTTTTGTCTCGTCAGTTTGAACGGTCCGACTGGTTGGGTCTTGTTCAGCATCGTCATGTTGATTGCAGTCTCTGGAATCACCTTTAAATTGGTTTGGTTCAACAGTCCACGTTGGTTATCAACGACGCTCTACATCGGAATGGGCTGGATCATGGTATTTGCGATCACACCACTTGCGCAAGTCTTATCACCGCTCGGCATCGGATTGTTGTTCCTTGGTGGTATCTTCTATACGATCGGTGGCATCATCTATGGGCTGAAGCCACGGATCTTATCGTTCAAACATCTTGGATTCCATGAAATTTTTCATATCTTCGTACTACTGGGTAGCTTAGCGCACTTCCTATGTGTCTACTTCTTCGTCTTATGA
- a CDS encoding YaiI/YqxD family protein, producing MSIFVDADGCPVVDLVVRHRQGRDVFLVCDTAHQMMREGATTITVGQGPDAVDYAIVNRMKRGDLVVTQDYGLAALVLARGGLAMDQNGREFTNDNIDLLLHTRHVGQQIRRAGGRTKGPKKRTRDADRAFEEAFRALVHTII from the coding sequence ATGTCTATTTTCGTAGATGCGGACGGATGTCCCGTTGTCGATCTCGTCGTTCGACACCGACAGGGACGTGACGTCTTTTTAGTTTGTGATACAGCACACCAGATGATGCGGGAGGGGGCGACGACGATTACGGTCGGACAAGGTCCAGATGCTGTCGATTACGCAATCGTCAATCGGATGAAACGTGGCGATCTCGTCGTGACCCAAGACTACGGTTTAGCAGCACTCGTCTTAGCGCGAGGAGGACTCGCAATGGACCAAAACGGTCGTGAGTTCACGAACGATAATATTGATTTATTACTTCATACACGGCATGTCGGACAACAAATCCGACGAGCCGGTGGACGGACGAAAGGACCGAAAAAACGGACACGTGATGCGGATCGGGCATTTGAAGAAGCATTTCGTGCATTAGTGCACACCATCATATAA
- a CDS encoding DUF975 family protein: MNPKQLKQDALGTLKGRWLVGLSISIIYFLIFALAASRMSFDQDDIDSMVRFIGLNMVVTIVLAPVTVGRTIAYLRFTRGESAGIGTLFEGFSSFRRAFRTIAAYAIVTVLVYVGSFLILPALYFYLAYRLVPYILVDRPELSFWQVLGESRRMMKGHKRELIMLYLSFIGWGILALLSTVGVIFLTPYFDTTMAHFYERLKPTRQSSIEG, from the coding sequence ATGAACCCTAAACAATTAAAACAAGACGCCCTTGGTACACTAAAAGGACGTTGGCTGGTCGGGCTAAGCATCTCGATCATCTACTTCCTTATCTTTGCGCTTGCAGCAAGCCGGATGTCCTTTGACCAAGATGACATCGACAGCATGGTCCGTTTCATCGGACTGAACATGGTCGTAACGATCGTGCTTGCTCCGGTGACGGTTGGACGAACGATTGCTTACTTACGCTTCACACGCGGGGAGTCTGCCGGCATCGGAACGTTATTCGAAGGATTTTCTTCGTTTCGACGTGCTTTCCGGACGATTGCCGCTTACGCGATCGTGACGGTATTGGTGTATGTCGGATCATTTTTGATTTTACCGGCATTGTACTTTTATCTAGCGTATCGCCTCGTCCCGTACATTTTGGTCGACCGACCGGAATTGTCGTTTTGGCAAGTGCTCGGTGAGAGTCGTCGGATGATGAAAGGGCATAAGCGTGAACTGATCATGCTTTACTTGAGTTTCATCGGCTGGGGCATCCTCGCACTACTTAGTACTGTCGGTGTCATCTTCTTGACGCCATACTTCGATACGACGATGGCACACTTCTATGAACGCTTGAAACCAACACGTCAATCCTCCATCGAGGGATGA
- a CDS encoding NAD(P)-dependent oxidoreductase — protein MKTVGFIGLGVMGQGMVRNLRKAGFTVKGYNRTKEKGLVLEADGVEIVDTIQDVVTDVDVVISIVGYPQDVEQIYFEDGVLDYASPGTILVDMTTSSPALAERIAQEAATRGLQALDAPVTGGDLGAKNGTLAILVGGEEAAFAQAKPLFEAMGKSISLFGGPGKGQSAKLANQIAIAGSMIGTAEMLLFVTRSGIDPTQFIETIKSGSAGSWSLENLIPRVIAENYSPGFFVKHFIKDMRLALERGAEMGIATPGLALVKDLYEELAELGHADSGTQALYLLLAERSRASVE, from the coding sequence ATGAAGACAGTCGGTTTCATCGGATTAGGTGTCATGGGACAAGGCATGGTCCGCAATCTGCGCAAGGCAGGTTTTACAGTCAAAGGATACAATCGTACGAAAGAAAAAGGACTTGTCCTTGAAGCAGATGGTGTCGAAATCGTCGATACGATTCAAGACGTTGTCACGGATGTCGACGTCGTCATCTCGATCGTCGGTTATCCGCAAGACGTCGAGCAAATCTACTTCGAAGACGGAGTCCTCGACTATGCGTCACCCGGAACGATCCTGGTCGATATGACGACATCTAGTCCAGCTCTTGCAGAACGCATCGCGCAGGAAGCGGCAACACGCGGTCTTCAGGCACTGGACGCACCTGTCACAGGTGGTGACCTCGGTGCGAAGAACGGGACACTCGCTATTCTCGTCGGTGGTGAAGAAGCAGCGTTCGCGCAAGCGAAGCCATTATTCGAAGCGATGGGAAAATCGATTTCACTCTTCGGTGGTCCTGGTAAAGGACAATCAGCAAAACTCGCGAACCAAATCGCAATCGCCGGCTCAATGATCGGAACAGCGGAGATGCTGTTGTTCGTCACGCGGTCCGGGATTGATCCGACGCAGTTCATCGAGACGATCAAATCTGGTTCTGCCGGTAGCTGGAGTCTTGAGAACTTGATTCCGCGCGTCATCGCTGAAAACTACTCACCTGGTTTCTTCGTCAAGCACTTCATCAAGGATATGCGCCTTGCGCTCGAACGAGGAGCTGAGATGGGCATCGCGACACCTGGTCTCGCACTCGTCAAAGATCTATATGAAGAGCTTGCAGAGCTCGGTCACGCCGATTCCGGTACACAAGCGCTTTATCTGTTGCTCGCCGAACGTTCACGCGCTTCGGTGGAATAA
- a CDS encoding ABC transporter ATP-binding protein, giving the protein MNAATFQSFYLLLKKTKPPVGLLSAAVSVSVIQALAALAIPWFLKTLIDGFTVDRLTPHLISLFVIVFVVQVVANALSIYWLQIVGQRIVANLRTLLWKHLLTLSIPFYDETKSGELVSRLNSDATTLQQLLSEQLVRLLTSLVSIIGAITILFFLDWQMTLVMVIAVPVTLLIIIPLVRKLHKISRETQKELAGLSGFFAEMLGEVRLVKSQATEFYELDRGKTRIENLYGYGVKEGRIQALLLPIFNVTLTTMLILIIGFGAYRVATNQITAGELVAFSLYLFQIMTPLVTMTEFITKLQKARGATERIIELLDETPEAPGTLVAPRPFTDVTVDHLSFGYNETPILQDVSFTLPRGKTTAIVGPSGSGKTTLFAILERFYQPTSGQIRLGDQSIANLTLSSWRQAIGYVAQDSPVLSGTIRDNLVYGLAEDVSEDKIREAARMANADTFIERFPEGYATEIGERGVKLSGGQRQRIAIARALLRDPEILLLDEATSSLDSESERVVQEALERLMVGRTTFVIAHRLATVRHADQIIVLEDGRISGIGTHDRLVVDNPLYNKLVTQQFIGTERARGNHV; this is encoded by the coding sequence ATGAACGCTGCGACGTTCCAATCTTTTTACCTGTTATTGAAAAAAACGAAACCCCCGGTCGGATTATTATCCGCCGCTGTTTCCGTCTCCGTCATCCAAGCACTGGCTGCCCTCGCCATTCCTTGGTTCTTAAAGACGTTGATTGACGGTTTTACAGTCGATCGACTGACTCCGCATCTGATCAGTTTGTTCGTGATCGTCTTTGTCGTCCAAGTCGTCGCGAATGCTTTATCGATCTATTGGTTACAGATCGTCGGTCAACGAATCGTCGCTAATTTACGGACACTCCTATGGAAACACCTGTTGACCTTATCGATTCCGTTCTATGATGAGACGAAATCTGGTGAGCTTGTCTCCCGACTCAACAGTGACGCTACGACACTCCAGCAATTGCTGTCGGAGCAACTCGTCCGCCTGCTGACATCACTCGTTTCGATCATCGGAGCGATCACGATTCTGTTCTTCCTCGACTGGCAGATGACACTCGTCATGGTCATCGCTGTACCCGTGACGCTACTAATCATCATCCCGCTCGTGCGGAAGTTGCATAAGATATCTCGTGAGACTCAGAAGGAACTCGCGGGATTATCCGGTTTTTTTGCCGAGATGCTCGGTGAAGTCCGACTCGTCAAATCGCAAGCGACTGAATTCTATGAGCTCGACCGTGGGAAAACTCGCATTGAGAATCTTTATGGCTATGGCGTCAAGGAAGGACGAATCCAAGCCCTTTTGTTGCCAATCTTTAACGTCACCTTGACGACGATGTTGATCTTGATCATCGGCTTTGGTGCCTACCGCGTCGCGACGAACCAGATCACAGCAGGTGAACTCGTCGCCTTCTCACTCTATTTGTTCCAAATCATGACGCCACTCGTGACGATGACTGAATTCATCACGAAGTTACAGAAGGCTCGCGGGGCGACAGAGCGAATCATCGAGCTTCTCGATGAGACACCGGAAGCACCTGGAACGCTTGTTGCGCCGCGTCCGTTTACGGACGTCACGGTCGATCACCTATCATTCGGATACAATGAGACGCCCATCCTACAGGATGTCAGCTTTACGTTACCACGCGGCAAGACGACAGCGATCGTCGGTCCGAGTGGATCCGGGAAGACGACATTATTCGCGATACTGGAGCGATTCTATCAACCGACATCCGGACAGATTCGACTCGGAGATCAATCCATCGCTAATTTAACGCTATCGTCTTGGCGCCAAGCGATCGGTTATGTCGCCCAAGACTCCCCTGTTTTATCGGGAACGATCCGTGACAATCTCGTCTATGGTCTTGCGGAAGACGTCAGTGAAGACAAAATTCGTGAGGCTGCACGGATGGCGAATGCCGATACGTTCATTGAACGTTTTCCAGAGGGGTACGCAACTGAAATCGGGGAACGAGGTGTCAAGTTGTCTGGTGGTCAACGCCAACGGATTGCGATCGCACGTGCACTCCTCCGAGACCCGGAAATTCTATTGCTGGATGAAGCCACGTCAAGCCTCGACTCCGAGTCCGAGCGGGTCGTTCAGGAAGCACTCGAGCGATTGATGGTCGGACGGACGACGTTCGTCATCGCTCATCGTCTCGCGACAGTTCGTCATGCCGATCAAATTATCGTTCTTGAAGATGGTCGGATTTCCGGCATCGGGACACATGATCGTCTTGTCGTCGACAATCCATTGTATAATAAGCTCGTAACGCAACAATTCATCGGCACGGAACGTGCAAGGGGGAATCATGTATGA
- a CDS encoding EAL domain-containing protein: protein MNNNSHIRYEALHPLVEEILEKLSERIGVNTLFFALNDSYSNFVVKAINQDRQLIEEGSTHVFQHVLCKLVVDETDGKVSINELLNDPLTVNHPVTKALGNGSFLGVAIKNAENEKIGTLCAFDDQPFDFKEQDVALVERYADIISKSINVETYVIKDALTDVYNERYMKRLISSMTIHPAFMMVLNLDRFHAINAAHGYRAGNEVLREIASRLKYVPLPNHVVGRMDGNEFVVLAALEQDLEFEQHAEEYARIVTEAIEQPIVGVADEPIHVTASSGVSLLTGDMASRQTQIYAAEALMQQVKHDGKRRTSFVNPYRNAEQHPFASVLESELSHALKRGQFELYYQWIVDAKQEHYVAVEALLRWNHPVLGFVSPTDFIPIAEKMEIFPDIGRFTIRQAILDQRRLEETFGRKISVAVNLSANQFESDQLFSELLRLTEESYFPNERLILEIREEVLQTRRRFAINRLEQLRQAGYRLTVDHFGSHYASLNSLLRLPVQTVKLDPIFTRRLVQNQLERSMIRSVHSLTSVLNIALVIQEVETASQLQQIQLLDEDLYVQGYEVHHPQPIDQLLIEDIVRGHAEV from the coding sequence GTGAATAATAACTCACACATTCGTTATGAAGCTTTGCATCCACTCGTCGAAGAAATTCTTGAAAAACTGAGTGAACGAATCGGCGTCAATACATTATTTTTTGCATTAAACGATTCTTACAGCAATTTTGTCGTTAAAGCAATCAACCAAGACCGTCAGTTGATCGAAGAAGGCTCGACCCATGTCTTCCAACATGTCCTCTGTAAGCTGGTCGTCGATGAGACGGATGGGAAGGTCTCGATCAATGAATTGCTCAATGATCCATTGACGGTTAATCATCCGGTCACGAAAGCACTTGGAAACGGTAGCTTTTTAGGGGTGGCGATCAAAAACGCGGAGAACGAGAAAATCGGAACGTTATGTGCCTTTGACGATCAGCCATTTGACTTCAAGGAGCAGGATGTTGCGCTCGTTGAACGATACGCGGATATTATCAGTAAATCAATCAACGTCGAAACCTATGTCATCAAAGATGCACTGACAGACGTCTACAACGAACGGTATATGAAGCGATTGATTTCGAGTATGACGATTCATCCCGCTTTCATGATGGTGTTGAACCTGGACCGCTTTCATGCAATCAATGCAGCGCACGGATACCGGGCAGGGAATGAAGTACTGCGTGAAATCGCGAGCCGGTTAAAGTATGTTCCTTTACCGAACCATGTCGTCGGGCGGATGGACGGGAATGAATTCGTTGTCCTAGCAGCACTCGAACAGGATCTGGAGTTCGAGCAACATGCAGAAGAATATGCCCGTATCGTCACGGAAGCGATTGAGCAACCGATCGTTGGTGTCGCAGATGAACCGATTCACGTGACGGCTTCGTCTGGCGTCAGTCTCCTGACCGGTGACATGGCAAGCCGTCAAACACAAATTTACGCAGCAGAAGCGCTGATGCAACAGGTCAAACACGATGGGAAACGACGGACCTCGTTCGTTAATCCGTACCGAAATGCGGAGCAACACCCGTTTGCATCGGTCCTTGAATCAGAGCTGTCGCATGCACTGAAACGAGGGCAGTTCGAGCTTTATTACCAATGGATCGTCGATGCGAAACAAGAACATTATGTCGCGGTAGAAGCACTTCTACGCTGGAATCATCCAGTGCTTGGGTTCGTCAGTCCGACGGATTTTATTCCGATTGCCGAGAAGATGGAGATTTTCCCAGACATCGGTCGATTTACGATCCGTCAGGCAATCCTGGATCAACGGCGCTTGGAGGAGACATTTGGACGTAAGATTTCCGTCGCCGTCAATCTGTCGGCGAATCAGTTCGAGTCAGATCAACTATTTTCCGAGTTGCTCCGACTGACAGAGGAGTCATACTTCCCGAATGAACGACTCATTCTTGAAATTCGGGAAGAAGTACTGCAGACACGTCGCCGTTTTGCGATCAACCGGTTGGAACAATTGCGTCAAGCGGGCTATCGTTTGACCGTCGATCATTTTGGAAGTCATTACGCATCACTCAATTCGTTATTGCGTTTACCTGTTCAAACGGTCAAGCTTGATCCAATCTTTACGCGTCGCCTCGTCCAAAATCAGTTGGAGCGCTCGATGATTCGGTCTGTTCATTCGTTGACGTCTGTGCTGAACATCGCGCTCGTGATTCAAGAGGTTGAGACCGCGTCTCAACTCCAACAGATTCAACTGCTGGATGAGGACCTTTATGTGCAAGGCTATGAGGTACATCACCCTCAGCCAATTGACCAATTACTCATCGAGGACATTGTTCGCGGGCACGCCGAGGTTTAA
- a CDS encoding copper homeostasis protein CutC has translation MLEIIASTVEEAVAAEQAGADRIELVSALSEGGLTPSYGLIRQVVSTVEIPVHVLVRPHSKSFVYSKSDEETIITDIDLIRELGAAGIVVGSLTADGRVDEGFLGRIIKHKGELSLTFHRAIDSSRDILEAAEVLADFPEVDRILTSGGQATALEGKETIARLIEDHPDLIILPGSGITLENAEALLEATKASELHVGSAVLQDGIIQKERVEALTRLLR, from the coding sequence ATGTTAGAAATCATCGCATCGACCGTAGAAGAAGCGGTCGCAGCAGAACAAGCCGGAGCGGACCGGATCGAGCTCGTTTCTGCATTATCCGAAGGTGGGTTGACGCCGAGCTATGGACTGATTCGTCAAGTCGTCTCGACGGTCGAGATTCCAGTTCACGTCCTCGTTCGACCACATAGTAAGTCGTTCGTCTATTCGAAATCAGACGAAGAAACGATCATCACGGATATCGACTTGATCCGAGAACTCGGTGCTGCCGGGATCGTCGTCGGCTCATTGACCGCAGACGGTCGCGTCGACGAAGGCTTCCTTGGTCGAATCATCAAACATAAAGGGGAACTGTCATTGACGTTCCACCGAGCAATCGACAGTAGTCGCGATATTCTCGAAGCGGCAGAAGTGCTCGCTGATTTTCCAGAAGTCGACCGGATCTTGACGTCGGGTGGTCAAGCGACGGCGTTAGAAGGAAAAGAGACAATCGCGCGCTTGATCGAGGACCATCCGGACTTGATTATCTTACCAGGTTCCGGGATTACGCTTGAGAATGCGGAAGCACTTCTTGAGGCGACGAAGGCATCGGAACTACATGTGGGATCCGCTGTCTTACAAGACGGTATCATTCAAAAAGAACGTGTTGAGGCATTGACGCGACTTCTGCGCTAA
- a CDS encoding DUF1836 domain-containing protein — translation MTHSDDTRHDRQLRLEDIPNIDLYMDQVIQLFERTFEETTRSADETILTKTMINNYAKKKLFFPVTNKKYTKEHLILISLIYQLKSSFSINDIKTILAPLNEGIEQDQLDLEGFYRDYLMLAEQNTARFVTEQEALTASTTDPLEQILAMAHMSNLYRRAAEHLIDTQLKK, via the coding sequence ATGACACATTCTGACGACACGAGACACGATCGTCAATTACGGCTCGAGGATATCCCGAATATCGATCTCTATATGGATCAAGTCATCCAACTGTTCGAGCGGACATTCGAGGAAACGACGCGAAGTGCAGACGAGACGATTTTGACGAAGACGATGATCAACAATTATGCCAAAAAGAAATTATTCTTTCCGGTCACGAATAAAAAGTACACGAAGGAGCACTTGATTCTGATCAGCTTGATCTATCAATTGAAAAGTTCGTTTTCGATCAATGATATCAAGACGATTCTCGCGCCCTTGAACGAAGGGATCGAACAGGATCAACTCGATCTTGAAGGATTTTACCGTGACTATCTCATGTTAGCAGAACAAAATACAGCTCGCTTCGTAACGGAACAAGAAGCTTTGACCGCCTCGACGACCGACCCACTGGAACAGATCTTAGCGATGGCTCATATGAGTAACTTGTACCGGCGCGCAGCAGAACACTTGATAGACACCCAACTGAAAAAATAA